Part of the Verrucomicrobiota bacterium genome, GAGTATCCGGCGTCTACCACATGGCAAGGCCGACAATTGGGACCTTAGAGGAACTCGGATTCCCCAACGCCGAAACGATTCGGAAGCTTCTGGCTTACCACAACGGAATCATACTGGTCACAGGCCCGGTCGGATCCGGAAAGACCACGACCCTTGCGAGCCTTCTCAACGAACTGAATGAGACCCGAAGTTCTCACATCATTACAATCGAGGATCCGATCGAAGTCGTCCAATCGTCGAAAGAGTGTATTCTCACCCAGCGTCAGGTAGGAGTGCATACCCGGTCCTTCGACCGAGCACTGGGATCAGCCCTTCGCGAGGATCCAGATATTATCGTGGTCGGTGAGATGCGGGACCTCGAAACGATCGAAATGGCCCTGACCGCTGCGGAGACCGGGCATCTGGTAATCGGAACCCTCCACACCCGAGACGCCGCGAGCACCTTGAGCCGGTTGCTCGACGTTTTTCCTTCCCGACAACAGAGCCAGATCCGCGCGATGACGGCCGACTCCCTTCGCGGCATCATCTGTCAGAGACTTCTTCCTTCCACCGATGGTAAAGTCGCTCTTGCCTGTGAGCTGATGATCAATAACTCAGCGACGGCGAACATTATGCGCGACGCAAAGGAATCCGGCCTCGAGGCTGCCATCCAGACCGGACGGAAACAGGGAATGCGGGCGATGGACGAATCCATCGCAGAGCTTTACGAAGTGGGCCGAATCTCTCTTGAAACAGCGCAGTATTACATCAAGGACCAAAACCTTCTTTCCAGAAACAGCTAACCCCTAAACGATGGCCGAGATCGATACCCTTCTTATTGAAATGCTGGAAAGCGGCGGCTCCGATCTACACCTATCGGTGGGTTCATCACCGAAGATGAGAGTCGATGGTTCCATCTTCCCAATGGAGTACGAACCATTTTCAGCTGAGCTCATGAACGAGCTGCTCGAGGAGTTTACTCCCCCAAATCGCTGGCATCAATTTATGGAGCGGAGCGATGTTGATTTTGCCTATGAAATCCCCGGAAAAGCGCGCTTCCGTGCAAACATTTTTGACAACCATTGGGGAAGCGCAGCGGTTCTGCGCCAGATTCCCTCTCGGGTAGAATCGATAGAGGAGCTGGGACTACCTGAGACACTCAAGTCACTCGCCCTCGAGCGGGGTGGCTTAGTGCTTGTAACCGGACCCACAGGTAGTGGGAAATCCACTACGCTAGCGGCTGTCCTGAACCACATTAACGAGAATACCTCCAAAGAAATTATTACTCTGGAGGATCCGGTAGAGTTCATTCATTCAAACAAAAACTGCACCATCATTCACCGGGAGGTAACCGAGCATACCCACTCCTACGCGGGAGGCCTTAGGAGCACTATGAGGGCCGATCCAGACGTTGTTCTTATTGGTGAAATGAGAGATCGAGAAACGATGAGGCTGGCGCTCGGTTGTGCTGCAATGGGTATGCTGGTCTTCTCGACTCTACATACGAACAGCGCTGCTAAGACGATTGACCGAATTATTGACGCGTTCACCGCAGAGGAACAGGCCCAGATTCGTATCCTCTTGGCAGAATGTTTGCGTGGAGTGGTGTCTCAGGTGCTTTGCGTAGCAGCCGAGGGTGGTCGGGTTCCGGCCTTTGAGATCCTCACCTACCACAAGTCACTTCCAAATTGCATCCGGCAGAACTCGCTTGCCTCCATTCGCAATATTATCGACCAGAATCGTGATACCGGAATGATCTCTCTGGACGCTTATTTGATCGAGCTATCCAGCAGTGGAATCATTTCAACAGAGGAAGCCTACATGAAGGCGAATGATAAGAGTCTCTTCGCAAGATAACAGACCACTACTCATCTCCCGTTTTACCCTAAGACGCTTGAGGTCTACCTTCCCGAGTTCAGTATTAAACAAGGACGGATTGTTAAGAGAGCACTATTTTAACGCTAGAGACAGAATAGCGTAACCGAGTGGGCCGGTACACAAAAGGCTATCCACCAAGTCCAGCCCACCACCGATTCCCGGGATCCTTTTGCCACTGTCTTTCACCCCCGCGATCCGCTTCAAGGCTGATCCGAGAAGATCAGAAACGATTGCCGTGGTTCCAAGAACAAGACCAAGCAAGATACAAATCCAAAAGGTAAGCCCAGCAGGAGCAAGATCTCCGGAGAGCGCTGGAACCAAGCAGGCAACCAAGACCGAGGT contains:
- a CDS encoding PilT/PilU family type 4a pilus ATPase; this encodes MRSDLGWFFSLCQEGGLLTAEQAHQLITEIDFASTLEEVADRTAAHGWISRPEDVRNQVKEAGKRSKKGDTAPELTPPPQVDLAGNAPDFASWQSMDDTSLKSAMGDWVEFCQIHGVSDLHLTAGARPRVRHYREIVYLSDHDLDPGLAERMNLILLTDEQQKAFAEDWDLDYSIPLETEGPETSHRLRVNLTRHHSGVSGVYHMARPTIGTLEELGFPNAETIRKLLAYHNGIILVTGPVGSGKTTTLASLLNELNETRSSHIITIEDPIEVVQSSKECILTQRQVGVHTRSFDRALGSALREDPDIIVVGEMRDLETIEMALTAAETGHLVIGTLHTRDAASTLSRLLDVFPSRQQSQIRAMTADSLRGIICQRLLPSTDGKVALACELMINNSATANIMRDAKESGLEAAIQTGRKQGMRAMDESIAELYEVGRISLETAQYYIKDQNLLSRNS
- a CDS encoding PilT/PilU family type 4a pilus ATPase yields the protein MAEIDTLLIEMLESGGSDLHLSVGSSPKMRVDGSIFPMEYEPFSAELMNELLEEFTPPNRWHQFMERSDVDFAYEIPGKARFRANIFDNHWGSAAVLRQIPSRVESIEELGLPETLKSLALERGGLVLVTGPTGSGKSTTLAAVLNHINENTSKEIITLEDPVEFIHSNKNCTIIHREVTEHTHSYAGGLRSTMRADPDVVLIGEMRDRETMRLALGCAAMGMLVFSTLHTNSAAKTIDRIIDAFTAEEQAQIRILLAECLRGVVSQVLCVAAEGGRVPAFEILTYHKSLPNCIRQNSLASIRNIIDQNRDTGMISLDAYLIELSSSGIISTEEAYMKANDKSLFAR